The following coding sequences lie in one Apostichopus japonicus isolate 1M-3 chromosome 13, ASM3797524v1, whole genome shotgun sequence genomic window:
- the LOC139978375 gene encoding epithelial sodium channel subunit beta-2-like isoform X2, producing MMTSITDREAQSLKGRFTNLLENTSAHGLGSIERAGNCGFRKVFWTVVFSFALTMFVLQLYYIGVEYISKDVSISVDIKYSRYLNFPAVTFCNLNPIKSSSLERSDRLNALLGSSGSLDSAQTEASLNNINDANTPPSPGEEIAMVTETVGNDVTVISIGEQTTGDTVSAHTTTEEVSTLGMPRPPTPMGKRKKRSDIETSRRAGYGDWTSVNYEAKNDDLDLLLQVTDGIARIPYSERYRLGHSIDDMLLSCTWKGFTCSPINFTHFFNYKHGNCYTFNSGLNGTYEVSSKTGPLYGLTMELYLEQTEYIPAIQQGAGLRLSIHDQKTMPFPEDNGISIQPGTETSVGVRAVQLTRLPDPYGDCVPAETTSSRQNIFTSFFGTNYTLESCEKNCLHENIVASCGCADTRFQYDTLHPPCLSTNDTQACQEDVEAAYVYEELNCSCTNPCSERVYALTTSSAMWPNEQYKPTIVSQLGDVSADIRASLKADEDFIQKNVLKLNVYFEHLNYESIEQSPAYTELDCLSDIGGQIGLWIGFSVITWFEFGEFIVDALIIIWKKSFRCGQQRKTTPTVSENTDFTGRPLGPAYNMDREKTVTDKVMT from the exons ATGATGACGTCAATAACTGACCGCGAAGCACAGAGTCTGAAAGGCAGATTTACAAATCTGTTGGAAAATACGAGTGCTCATGGACTCGGTAGTATAGAACGAGCAGGCAACTGTGGATTTAGGAAGGTCTTCTGGACGGTGGTTTTCTCTTTTGCTCTGACAATGTTTGTCCTTCAGCTGTATTACATAGGCGTTGAGTACATATCCAAAGATGTGTCAATATCTGTAGACATTAAATACAGCAGGTATTTGAATTTCCCTGCGGTaacattttgtaatttaaaccCAATCAAGTCATCCTCTTTGGAAAGAAGTGACCGCTTAAATGCTCTGTTAGGGAGTAGCGGTAGTTTGGATTCTGCGCAAACTGAGGCATCTTTGAACAATATCAACGACGCAAACACCCCACCATCACCAGGTGAAGAGATTGCAATGGTCACCGAAACAGTGGgtaatgacgtcactgtgatctCTATTGGGGAACAAACCACTGGTGATACAGTCAGCGCCCACACAACGACAGAGGAAGTATCCACTCTAGGAATGCCCCGACCACCAACCCCAAtgggaaagagaaagaaaagatcCGACATAGAG ACATCGAGACGAGCTGGATACGGAGACTGGACTTCTGTCAATTACGAAGCAAAGAATGATGATCTAGATCTATTACTCCAG GTAACTGACGGCATCGCAAGGATTCCTTACTCCGAAAGATACAGACTCGGTCATTCCATTGATGACATGCTCTTATCATGCACATGGAAAGGATTCACCTGCTCGCCAAT TAACTTCACCCACTTCTTTAATTACAAACACGGTAATTGTTACACTTTTAACTCTGGACTGAACGGAACATATGAAGTATCGAGCAAGACGGGCCCTCTGTATG GCTTGACGATGGAACTATACTTAGAGCAGACCGAATATATTCCTGCGATACAACAAGGGGCTGGACTTCGACTGAGCATACATGACCAGAAGACAATGCCATTCCCAGAAGACAACGGCATCAGTATCCAACCAGGGACAGAGACTTCCGTTGGAGTCAGAGCT GTCCAACTAACAAGATTACCTGACCCGTATGGAGACTGCGTACCAGCCGAAACTACCAGCAGCCGTCAAAATATCTTCACGTCTTTCTTTGGCACAAACTACACGTTAGAG TCATGTGAGAAGAACTGTCTTCATGAAAATATCGTAGCATCATGTGGATGTGCAGATACGCGTTTTCAATACGATACATTGCACCCACCATGCCTATCAACGAATGATACACAAG CTTGCCAAGAAGACGTCGAGGCTGCTTATGTCTACGAAGAGCTAAATTGTTCCTGTACTAATCCTTGCAG TGAAAGGGTGTATGCCCTTACCACTTCATCGGCAATGTGGCCTAATGAACAATACAAG CCTACCATTGTCTCTCAGCTGGGTGACGTATCGGCAGATATCAGGGCGAGTCTTAAAGCAGACGAAGATTTTATTCA GAAGAATGTTCTCAAGTTAAACGTTTACTTTGAACATCTGAACTATGAATCCATAGAACAATCTCCAGCTTATACG GAGCTGGACTGTCTAAGTGACATCGGTGGTCAAATCGGATTGTGGATTGGTTTCTCAGTCATCACATGGTTTGAATTTGGCGAATTTATTGTCGATGCCTTGATTATAATTTGGAAGAAATCATTCAGATGTGGACAGCAACGTAAAACGACACCGACTGTCAGTGAAAACACCGATTTTACCGGGAGACCATTAGGGCCAGCGTATAACATGGACCGAGAGAAGACAGTTACTGATAAAGTAATGACCTAA
- the LOC139978375 gene encoding epithelial sodium channel subunit beta-2-like isoform X1 codes for MMTSITDREAQSLKGRFTNLLENTSAHGLGSIERAGNCGFRKVFWTVVFSFALTMFVLQLYYIGVEYISKDVSISVDIKYSRYLNFPAVTFCNLNPIKSSSLERSDRLNALLGSSGSLDSAQTEASLNNINDANTPPSPGEEIAMVTETVGNDVTVISIGEQTTGDTVSAHTTTEEVSTLGMPRPPTPMGKRKKRSDIETSRRAGYGDWTSVNYEAKNDDLDLLLQVTDGIARIPYSERYRLGHSIDDMLLSCTWKGFTCSPINFTHFFNYKHGNCYTFNSGLNGTYEVSSKTGPLYGLTMELYLEQTEYIPAIQQGAGLRLSIHDQKTMPFPEDNGISIQPGTETSVGVRAVQLTRLPDPYGDCVPAETTSSRQNIFTSFFGTNYTLESCEKNCLHENIVASCGCADTRFQYDTLHPPCLSTNDTQVACQEDVEAAYVYEELNCSCTNPCSERVYALTTSSAMWPNEQYKPTIVSQLGDVSADIRASLKADEDFIQKNVLKLNVYFEHLNYESIEQSPAYTELDCLSDIGGQIGLWIGFSVITWFEFGEFIVDALIIIWKKSFRCGQQRKTTPTVSENTDFTGRPLGPAYNMDREKTVTDKVMT; via the exons ATGATGACGTCAATAACTGACCGCGAAGCACAGAGTCTGAAAGGCAGATTTACAAATCTGTTGGAAAATACGAGTGCTCATGGACTCGGTAGTATAGAACGAGCAGGCAACTGTGGATTTAGGAAGGTCTTCTGGACGGTGGTTTTCTCTTTTGCTCTGACAATGTTTGTCCTTCAGCTGTATTACATAGGCGTTGAGTACATATCCAAAGATGTGTCAATATCTGTAGACATTAAATACAGCAGGTATTTGAATTTCCCTGCGGTaacattttgtaatttaaaccCAATCAAGTCATCCTCTTTGGAAAGAAGTGACCGCTTAAATGCTCTGTTAGGGAGTAGCGGTAGTTTGGATTCTGCGCAAACTGAGGCATCTTTGAACAATATCAACGACGCAAACACCCCACCATCACCAGGTGAAGAGATTGCAATGGTCACCGAAACAGTGGgtaatgacgtcactgtgatctCTATTGGGGAACAAACCACTGGTGATACAGTCAGCGCCCACACAACGACAGAGGAAGTATCCACTCTAGGAATGCCCCGACCACCAACCCCAAtgggaaagagaaagaaaagatcCGACATAGAG ACATCGAGACGAGCTGGATACGGAGACTGGACTTCTGTCAATTACGAAGCAAAGAATGATGATCTAGATCTATTACTCCAG GTAACTGACGGCATCGCAAGGATTCCTTACTCCGAAAGATACAGACTCGGTCATTCCATTGATGACATGCTCTTATCATGCACATGGAAAGGATTCACCTGCTCGCCAAT TAACTTCACCCACTTCTTTAATTACAAACACGGTAATTGTTACACTTTTAACTCTGGACTGAACGGAACATATGAAGTATCGAGCAAGACGGGCCCTCTGTATG GCTTGACGATGGAACTATACTTAGAGCAGACCGAATATATTCCTGCGATACAACAAGGGGCTGGACTTCGACTGAGCATACATGACCAGAAGACAATGCCATTCCCAGAAGACAACGGCATCAGTATCCAACCAGGGACAGAGACTTCCGTTGGAGTCAGAGCT GTCCAACTAACAAGATTACCTGACCCGTATGGAGACTGCGTACCAGCCGAAACTACCAGCAGCCGTCAAAATATCTTCACGTCTTTCTTTGGCACAAACTACACGTTAGAG TCATGTGAGAAGAACTGTCTTCATGAAAATATCGTAGCATCATGTGGATGTGCAGATACGCGTTTTCAATACGATACATTGCACCCACCATGCCTATCAACGAATGATACACAAG TAGCTTGCCAAGAAGACGTCGAGGCTGCTTATGTCTACGAAGAGCTAAATTGTTCCTGTACTAATCCTTGCAG TGAAAGGGTGTATGCCCTTACCACTTCATCGGCAATGTGGCCTAATGAACAATACAAG CCTACCATTGTCTCTCAGCTGGGTGACGTATCGGCAGATATCAGGGCGAGTCTTAAAGCAGACGAAGATTTTATTCA GAAGAATGTTCTCAAGTTAAACGTTTACTTTGAACATCTGAACTATGAATCCATAGAACAATCTCCAGCTTATACG GAGCTGGACTGTCTAAGTGACATCGGTGGTCAAATCGGATTGTGGATTGGTTTCTCAGTCATCACATGGTTTGAATTTGGCGAATTTATTGTCGATGCCTTGATTATAATTTGGAAGAAATCATTCAGATGTGGACAGCAACGTAAAACGACACCGACTGTCAGTGAAAACACCGATTTTACCGGGAGACCATTAGGGCCAGCGTATAACATGGACCGAGAGAAGACAGTTACTGATAAAGTAATGACCTAA